Proteins encoded within one genomic window of Zootoca vivipara chromosome 12, rZooViv1.1, whole genome shotgun sequence:
- the LOC118092155 gene encoding ribonuclease P protein subunit p29-like, with protein sequence MESVLYRQPPQQTATLLNIQPQGSKEAEAWAYPAGGRGLPRKSDEDIQDHLTRKAVVLEHLHKRRRRQKKRKGKGFSAKQRREMKLFDIKPEHQRYEIFVPLHELWEQYIRELCNGLKLEAQPHMIQAKLLKADLHGALITVTKAKCPSYVGITGIVLQEMKHIFKIITKEDKVKVIPKLNNVFSLEIDGFISYIYGSKIQFRASERSAKKFKGRGTIDL encoded by the exons ATGGAGAGTGTGTTATATCGGCAGCCACCCCAGCAGACAGCCACGCTCCTGAACATACAGCCTCAAGGGTCAAAGGAAGCcgaggcatgggcgtacccagcagggggcagggg CTTGCCTCGGAAGAGCGATGAAGACATCCAGGACCACTTAACCCGAAAAGCGGTTGTCCTTGAACACCTgcacaagaggaggagaaggcagaagaagaggaaaggCAAGGGGTTCTCTGCCAAGCAGAGGAGAGAGATGAAGCTCTTTGACATTAAGCCAGAGCACCAGAGGTACGAGATATTTGTGCCATTACATGAGCTGTGGGAGCAGTACATCAGAGAACTCTGTAACGGGCTCAAGCTGGAAGCGCAGCCACACATGATTCAGGCCAAATTGCTGAAAGCTGATCTTCACGGAGCTCTCATTACAGTGACTAAAGCGAAATGTCCATCCTATGTCGGCATAACGGGCATTGTCCTGCAGGAAAtgaaacacattttcaaaatTATCACAAAAGAAGACAAGGTGAAAGTCAtcccaaagctcaacaacgtcTTCAGCCTGGAGATCGATGGCTTCATCTCCTACATCTATGGGAGCAAGATTCAGTTTCGAGCCAGCGAGCGTTCTGCAAAGAAGTTCAAAGGAAGAGGAACAATTGACCTGTGA